Proteins from a single region of Tumebacillus amylolyticus:
- a CDS encoding NAD(P)/FAD-dependent oxidoreductase, whose amino-acid sequence MRYDVIVIGGGPSGLMAAISAGMRGAKVLLVEKGDKLGRKLLISGGGRCNVTNAKEIDELIKHIPGNGRFMYGPFSIFNNRDIIDFFEGLGIRLKEEDRGRMFPVTDKAKSVLDALLRKIEQHDIELRTQTPVAHVRYENGQVAGVKLKSGQVIDAQAVIIAVGGKSVPKTGSTGDGYAWAQEAGHTITELYPTEVPITSKEPFIRDRSLQGLSLRNIVLSVWNAKGKKLVEHEGDMIFTHIGLSGPAVLRCSQFVVKELKKSGGPDVQMQLDMFPDKSRDEVQQDIWKLAEAEPKKAFKNVIKGYVPERMIPLLLERSELREDVTFTNLPKKNVQALAELLKSFPIRATGTLSLEEAFITGGGVHLKEVTPSTMESKLMPGLYFAGEVLDLHGYTGGFNITVAFSTGYVAGKSAAESLVSV is encoded by the coding sequence ATGCGATATGACGTCATTGTGATCGGCGGCGGTCCGTCGGGGCTGATGGCGGCGATCTCGGCGGGGATGCGCGGTGCCAAGGTGTTGCTCGTGGAGAAGGGCGACAAGTTAGGCCGCAAACTGCTCATCTCCGGCGGCGGGCGGTGCAACGTCACGAACGCCAAAGAGATCGACGAGTTGATCAAGCACATCCCCGGCAACGGTCGCTTCATGTACGGCCCGTTCTCGATCTTCAACAACCGCGACATCATCGATTTCTTCGAAGGTCTCGGCATCCGCTTGAAGGAGGAAGACCGCGGCCGCATGTTCCCTGTCACCGACAAAGCCAAGTCTGTGCTCGACGCCCTCCTGCGCAAGATCGAACAGCACGACATCGAATTGCGCACCCAGACCCCGGTCGCTCATGTCCGCTATGAAAACGGGCAAGTCGCCGGCGTGAAACTGAAATCAGGTCAAGTCATCGACGCACAGGCTGTGATCATCGCGGTCGGAGGCAAGTCTGTGCCCAAGACCGGCTCCACCGGAGACGGCTATGCGTGGGCGCAAGAGGCGGGTCATACGATCACCGAACTCTACCCGACCGAAGTGCCGATTACGTCCAAGGAACCTTTTATTCGCGACCGCTCGTTGCAAGGGCTGTCGCTTCGCAACATCGTGCTCTCCGTTTGGAATGCCAAGGGCAAGAAACTCGTCGAGCACGAAGGCGATATGATCTTCACCCACATCGGTCTCTCCGGCCCCGCCGTGCTCCGTTGTTCCCAATTCGTGGTCAAGGAATTGAAAAAAAGCGGAGGCCCGGATGTCCAGATGCAACTCGATATGTTCCCCGACAAATCACGGGACGAAGTGCAACAGGACATCTGGAAACTTGCCGAAGCAGAGCCCAAGAAAGCGTTCAAGAACGTGATCAAAGGCTACGTGCCGGAGCGGATGATACCTTTGCTCTTGGAGCGCTCCGAGTTGCGCGAGGACGTGACGTTCACCAACCTGCCCAAGAAAAACGTCCAAGCCCTCGCGGAGTTGCTGAAGTCCTTCCCGATCCGTGCGACAGGCACGCTCTCGTTGGAGGAAGCGTTCATCACCGGCGGCGGTGTTCATCTCAAGGAAGTCACACCGTCCACGATGGAATCCAAGCTTATGCCCGGCCTCTACTTCGCAGGCGAAGTGCTCGACCTGCACGGGTACACCGGCGGTTTTAACATCACCGTTGCTTTCTCCACAGGCTATGTGGCAGGCAAGAGCGCGGCCGAGAGCCTCGTGAGCGTGTAG
- a CDS encoding YlbF family regulator has product MTTLDRNEIWAQAFELGQLILESPEVLTYKAAESAMQSNAEIASKTTKFREMQWQYDKLAEHGTGPHLNGLRQDIEALAKDLDSYPEVQAYKVAMTQVDELLKSVTDLIASTITEKAAE; this is encoded by the coding sequence ATGACCACACTCGATCGTAACGAGATCTGGGCACAGGCGTTTGAACTGGGGCAATTGATCCTGGAATCGCCTGAAGTCCTCACTTATAAAGCAGCGGAGAGCGCCATGCAAAGCAACGCGGAGATCGCTTCCAAGACCACGAAGTTCCGTGAGATGCAATGGCAGTACGACAAACTCGCCGAGCACGGCACCGGCCCGCACTTGAACGGTCTGCGCCAAGACATCGAAGCGTTGGCGAAGGACCTCGATTCCTACCCGGAAGTACAAGCCTACAAAGTCGCGATGACGCAGGTGGACGAGCTGTTGAAGTCGGTGACCGACCTGATCGCTTCCACGATTACGGAGAAAGCGGCGGAGTAA
- a CDS encoding DUF1292 domain-containing protein — MSENNNDVHIHDENCDHDHEEVVTLTDAEGVEREFIIVEEMNVENDRYAILVPADGEDEDGVIMKIGQDENGEYLVDIEDDEEWKKVVAAYEKLTDEA; from the coding sequence ATGTCCGAGAACAACAACGACGTACATATCCACGACGAGAACTGTGATCACGATCACGAGGAAGTCGTAACGCTCACCGATGCTGAAGGCGTCGAGCGTGAATTCATCATCGTAGAAGAGATGAACGTAGAGAACGACCGCTATGCCATCCTCGTGCCGGCTGACGGCGAAGACGAAGACGGCGTGATCATGAAGATCGGCCAAGATGAGAACGGCGAGTACCTCGTCGACATCGAAGACGACGAAGAATGGAAAAAAGTCGTCGCTGCTTACGAAAAGCTCACCGACGAAGCGTAA